In the genome of Cydia strobilella chromosome Z, ilCydStro3.1, whole genome shotgun sequence, one region contains:
- the LOC134755013 gene encoding uncharacterized protein LOC134755013, with amino-acid sequence MLNKRTIRYAGEPQAVAAVRGCPQGGVLSPLLWYLVVNNLITKLNEEHFYTIGYADDLAILISVLNSGTDRIHKQAIFDKRYKIQLYEDDNYEGLNPRELRIFTDGSKKDSGSGSGTFSEDLNMSITTPLGAHNSVFQAECMGIINAAAAITARKVVGSSIRILSDSRAVLMALKSHIVTSKLIHECHERLMEVCHNNKITLQWIKGHSGSRGNDAADELARQGSNAGAIGPEPILPIPFSKVRSMLLARTGKLHTEHWLNQTGCRQAKQAMPGINGKLTRVLLQLGKTRLSMVTNVITGHRLFNKHLFITGVTDSPLCRGCMETEETASHVVLECSGVAPYRAKHLGSPRDLPEVLLNIKDLIGFLEELGWQD; translated from the exons ATGCTAAACAAAAGAACTATAAGGTATGCAGGTGAACCGCAGGCCGTGGCGGCGGTGCGAGGATGCCCTCAAGGGGGAGTCCTGTCACCTCTGCTGTGGTACCTAGTAGTCAACAACCTTATAACCAAACTGAACGAGGAACACTTCTACACAATAGGCTACGCTGATGATCTGGCAATATTAATATCAG tgctcaattcgggcacggatcggattcataaacaagctatcttcgacaaaaggtacaaaatacagttatacgaggacgacaattacgaaggactcaatcctcgggagctcagaatcttcactgatgggtccaaaaaagacagcggatcgggctctggaaccttctcagaagacctgaacatgtcaatcaccactccgctaggagcccataactcggtattccaagctgagtgcatgggcatcataaacgcggcggctgccatcactgcaaggaaggtagtaggatcctccatccgcatactctccgacagtagagcagtcttgatggctctaaaaagccatatagtcacatccaaacttatacacgaatgccacgaacgactaatggag gtatgtcataacaataagatcaccctacaatggatcaaaggacacagcggatcccggggtaacgatgctgcggacgagcttgccaggcaaggatcgaatgcgggagcgattggcccagaaccgatcctcccgataccgtttagcaaggtacgctcaatgctgctggcacgtacagggaaactacacacagaacattggctaaaccagactggatgcagacaggccaaacaagccatgcctggcatcaacggaaagctcacaagggtgctccttcaattaggaaagacccgactgagcatggtaaccaatgtcataacaggtcatcgactatttaacaaacatctttttataacaggtgtcacagacagtcccctatgcagaggatgcatggagacagaagaaacagcctctcacgtggtgctggagtgcagcggagtggccccatacagggcaaaacatctcggatccccgagagacctccccgaggtcctactcaacatcaaagatttaataggtttcctcgaggagctgggctggcaggactag